In Nitrosophilus labii, the following proteins share a genomic window:
- the carA gene encoding glutamine-hydrolyzing carbamoyl-phosphate synthase small subunit: protein MKKVWIYLENGIFLEAKSFGSEGTKVGEIVFNTSMSGYQEIISDPSYAGQFITFTMPEIGNVGVNKEDMESYGAFAKGIIVRNYQRRYSNFRAEDSLENFLKKFDVMGICDIDTRFLTKVLREDGSQMMIASTEISDQEELKKILENSPRIEEINYIKEVSAKKSYIHKSATYDARVFRYKEPPEAKAKIVAIDFGVKRNILNNLTEAGLEVEVIPQDFCVEELIERFEKGEIDGVFLSNGPGDPLILKDIHEKIKKLIEKKIPMFGICLGHQLLSISHGYPTFKLKFGHHGGNHPVRNEKTKRVEITAQNHNYNVPENIKDIAEVTHINLFDNTIEGLKYKNSPIFSVQHHPEASPGPHESAYIFKEFADLVIKHKDSK, encoded by the coding sequence TTGAAAAAAGTCTGGATATATCTTGAAAACGGAATCTTCTTGGAGGCCAAAAGTTTTGGAAGTGAAGGAACAAAGGTCGGTGAGATAGTATTCAATACTTCTATGAGCGGATATCAAGAGATTATAAGCGATCCTAGTTATGCCGGACAGTTTATCACTTTTACTATGCCTGAAATCGGAAACGTAGGTGTAAATAAGGAAGATATGGAAAGTTATGGTGCTTTTGCGAAAGGTATAATAGTAAGAAACTATCAAAGAAGATATTCTAATTTTAGAGCTGAGGACTCATTGGAAAATTTTTTAAAAAAATTCGACGTAATGGGCATTTGCGATATTGATACAAGATTTTTAACAAAAGTATTAAGAGAAGATGGCTCACAGATGATGATAGCTTCTACGGAAATTAGCGATCAAGAAGAGTTAAAAAAGATTTTAGAAAACTCACCTAGAATAGAGGAGATAAATTATATAAAAGAGGTTAGTGCTAAAAAGTCTTATATTCATAAAAGTGCGACTTATGATGCTAGGGTGTTTAGATACAAAGAGCCGCCTGAAGCTAAAGCTAAAATAGTTGCTATAGATTTCGGAGTAAAAAGAAATATCTTAAACAATCTGACTGAGGCTGGACTAGAGGTTGAGGTGATTCCACAAGATTTTTGCGTTGAAGAATTGATAGAGAGATTCGAAAAAGGCGAAATTGACGGAGTATTTCTATCTAATGGTCCCGGGGATCCACTTATTTTAAAAGATATTCATGAAAAGATTAAAAAGCTTATAGAAAAGAAGATCCCGATGTTTGGTATATGCCTTGGACACCAACTACTTTCCATCTCTCACGGTTATCCAACATTTAAGCTTAAATTTGGCCATCATGGTGGAAATCATCCAGTAAGAAACGAAAAAACTAAAAGGGTTGAGATAACTGCACAAAATCACAATTATAACGTACCAGAAAATATAAAAGATATAGCCGAAGTAACTCATATAAACCTTTTTGACAATACAATTGAGGGTTTAAAATATAAAAACTCCCCTATTTTTTCGGTTCAGCACCATCCAGAAGCAAGTCCAGGACCTCATGAGAGCGCATATATATTTAAAGAGTTTGCGGATTTGGTGATAAAGCATAAAGATAGTAAATAG
- a CDS encoding DUF507 family protein: MRLRLPHAPYVANKIAIDLAKSGFVTLTKGIESVIKAAQEIIEEDLKKELALEEHVREIIEENEDEIEFMLADSKQLFWMIKKRLAPEYDVILNFEDRFNHLSHKILDYLYEEDLIRYTVPENKVKNIIFNAIVDYIKMYDEIEDKVFEKISNYKRKLVPGSEEFELVFQKMYEEELRKRGML; the protein is encoded by the coding sequence ATGAGACTAAGACTTCCTCACGCACCATACGTAGCGAACAAGATAGCTATAGATTTAGCAAAAAGCGGATTTGTTACTTTGACAAAAGGTATTGAATCTGTAATAAAAGCAGCTCAGGAGATAATAGAAGAAGATCTTAAAAAAGAGCTGGCTTTAGAAGAGCATGTTAGAGAGATTATAGAAGAAAACGAGGATGAGATCGAGTTTATGCTAGCTGATTCCAAACAGCTTTTTTGGATGATAAAAAAGAGATTAGCGCCCGAATATGATGTAATACTAAATTTTGAGGATAGGTTTAATCACCTTTCCCATAAAATATTAGATTATCTTTATGAAGAGGATCTTATAAGATATACTGTTCCGGAAAATAAAGTAAAAAATATTATTTTCAATGCGATTGTTGATTATATAAAGATGTATGATGAGATTGAGGATAAGGTATTTGAAAAGATTTCAAATTATAAGCGTAAGCTTGTACCAGGCTCCGAGGAGTTTGAGCTTGTTTTTCAAAAGATGTATGAAGAGGAACTTAGGAAAAGAGGGATGTTGTAA
- a CDS encoding adenylosuccinate synthase — MKADLIVGIQWGDEGKGKIVDLLAQNYDVVCRYQGGHNAGHTIVVDGKKIALHLIPSGILNPKAVNIIGNGVVVSPAALLKEMEQFDSLEGRLLISDKAHLIFRYHELIDKAKEKLRGKNAIGTTGRGIGPAYSDKISRMGHRIGELKDTKKLLEKILDYFETNKAYFKALDIEIPSKDELKKELELYREKLLPYVTDVTNYIWEIMKFGENKILLEGAQGSMLDIDHGTYPFVTSSNTIAAGACTGLGLSPKDIGKVIGIAKAYCTRVGNGPFPTEDFGEDGEKLRKQGAEFGTTTGRPRRCGWFDAVTAKYACRLNGCDELAIMKLDVLDGFKKIKICIAYRYEGEIIDYVPSDLENVQPVYQEIDGWDSVEGIKEYEKLPNEAKKFIKIIEELTGTKVGIISTSPDRADTVIR, encoded by the coding sequence ATGAAAGCGGATTTGATAGTTGGTATTCAATGGGGAGATGAAGGAAAAGGAAAAATTGTTGATCTTCTTGCGCAAAATTATGATGTTGTATGTAGATATCAAGGCGGACATAACGCCGGCCATACCATAGTTGTTGACGGAAAGAAAATTGCACTGCACCTTATACCTTCTGGGATTTTAAATCCAAAAGCTGTAAATATCATAGGTAACGGTGTAGTAGTAAGTCCCGCGGCACTTCTTAAAGAGATGGAACAGTTTGACTCTTTAGAGGGAAGACTTCTCATAAGCGACAAAGCTCATCTGATTTTTAGATATCACGAGTTGATAGACAAGGCAAAAGAGAAGCTTAGAGGCAAAAACGCGATTGGAACCACAGGAAGAGGTATAGGCCCGGCATATAGCGATAAAATAAGCAGAATGGGTCATAGAATAGGTGAACTAAAAGATACGAAAAAACTTTTAGAGAAGATTTTGGACTATTTTGAAACAAACAAAGCATATTTTAAAGCTTTAGATATAGAAATACCTTCTAAAGATGAACTTAAAAAAGAGCTTGAACTTTATAGAGAAAAACTTTTGCCTTATGTAACTGATGTTACTAACTATATCTGGGAGATTATGAAGTTTGGAGAGAATAAGATTTTGCTTGAAGGAGCTCAAGGAAGTATGCTCGATATAGATCATGGAACATACCCGTTCGTTACAAGTTCCAATACTATAGCAGCGGGTGCTTGTACAGGGCTTGGACTCTCTCCTAAAGATATCGGTAAAGTTATAGGAATTGCCAAAGCTTACTGTACTCGAGTGGGAAATGGACCTTTTCCTACTGAAGATTTCGGCGAGGATGGAGAAAAACTTAGAAAACAGGGGGCCGAGTTTGGCACAACTACAGGGCGTCCTAGAAGATGCGGATGGTTCGATGCGGTTACGGCAAAATACGCATGTAGGCTTAATGGTTGTGATGAGCTTGCAATTATGAAATTAGATGTTTTAGATGGTTTTAAGAAGATAAAAATATGCATTGCATATAGATATGAGGGGGAGATTATAGATTATGTGCCAAGTGATTTGGAAAATGTGCAACCGGTATATCAAGAGATTGATGGTTGGGATAGCGTTGAGGGTATAAAAGAGTATGAAAAATTGCCTAACGAAGCAAAAAAGTTCATAAAAATTATAGAGGAACTTACCGGAACAAAAGTAGGAATAATCTCTACTAGCCCAGATAGAGCCGATACCGTTATTAGATAA
- a CDS encoding ATP phosphoribosyltransferase regulatory subunit codes for MIYEHEIPKGARLYFGNSAKLKRDIEAKASEIFYKHGYEEIITPLFSYHQHFSIEDRKELIRVSDEQNRDITLRADSTVDVVRIITKRLGRSTSHKKWFYIQPVFRYPTSEFYQIGAELLGSSKSEEVLKIALEILKELNIEPLLQISNIKIAKILHKEHNIPLEVLKSVNIEYLLECGSEWIKRLIYLKKPSQIDDLIGEVPQNIEDELVKIKELSDSINYDNLIIAPLYYAKMRYYEDLFFRFIDKNMTLCMGGEYRADKLAAAGFALYTDNLIEILEDKGC; via the coding sequence ATGATTTATGAACATGAAATCCCAAAAGGGGCTAGACTCTATTTTGGAAATAGTGCAAAATTAAAAAGAGATATAGAAGCAAAAGCCAGCGAAATTTTTTACAAGCATGGTTATGAAGAGATTATTACGCCACTTTTTTCTTATCATCAACATTTTAGTATTGAAGATAGAAAAGAGCTTATTAGAGTTAGCGATGAACAAAATAGAGATATTACGCTTAGAGCCGACTCTACAGTAGATGTTGTGAGAATTATTACAAAGAGGCTCGGACGCAGTACATCCCATAAAAAATGGTTTTATATACAGCCGGTTTTTAGATATCCAACATCTGAATTTTACCAAATAGGGGCCGAACTTTTGGGAAGTTCCAAAAGCGAAGAGGTACTTAAAATCGCGTTAGAGATTTTAAAGGAGCTAAATATTGAGCCACTGCTTCAGATTTCCAATATAAAGATAGCTAAAATACTGCATAAAGAGCATAATATACCTTTAGAGGTTTTAAAAAGTGTAAATATAGAGTATCTTTTAGAGTGTGGCAGTGAGTGGATAAAGAGGCTCATTTATCTAAAAAAGCCTTCTCAAATAGATGACTTAATAGGCGAGGTTCCGCAAAATATAGAGGATGAGCTCGTAAAGATCAAAGAGCTTAGCGATTCGATAAATTACGATAATCTCATTATAGCACCTCTTTATTATGCGAAAATGAGGTATTATGAGGATCTTTTTTTTAGATTTATCGATAAAAACATGACTCTTTGTATGGGTGGAGAGTATAGAGCAGATAAATTAGCTGCGGCTGGATTTGCGTTGTATACGGACAATTTGATTGAAATTTTAGAAGACAAAGGTTGTTGA
- a CDS encoding pyridoxal-phosphate-dependent aminotransferase family protein, with protein sequence MLLFTPGPTPVPEKARVAMAGETIHHRTPEFTKIFNETRELLFNLLKTDEVVLIASTGTGAMEACVTNLCHKKALTVNAGKFGQRFTKICDSFNLPYIELTYEWDTPADAEEIVKTVKENPDIDALFIQICESAGGLRHPVEEIAAKVKAERADIMVVADGITAVGVEPIDIENIDALITGSQKALMLPPGLSMIGLSQKAVEKIGKGKGFYFNLASEIKKQREGTTAYTAATTLIIGLREILKEIEELGLDTLYDLTDKRALATRVALEAIGLSIYPKKPANAMTAIIDEEAEKIRKILKTKYGVNVAGGQDHLKGRLFRINHMGLIEPYEAAWVVNAVEKALEELGRLKYEGKANRVFNEIYFRIDL encoded by the coding sequence ATGCTTCTTTTTACTCCCGGACCTACGCCGGTACCAGAAAAAGCTAGAGTCGCAATGGCCGGTGAGACTATACATCATAGAACACCAGAATTTACTAAAATATTTAATGAGACTAGAGAACTTCTTTTTAATCTTTTAAAAACTGATGAAGTAGTTTTGATAGCTTCTACCGGAACAGGAGCCATGGAGGCTTGTGTTACCAATCTTTGCCATAAAAAGGCTTTGACTGTAAATGCCGGTAAATTTGGGCAAAGATTTACTAAAATTTGTGACTCTTTTAATCTTCCTTATATCGAACTTACTTATGAATGGGATACGCCTGCAGATGCTGAAGAAATTGTTAAAACAGTAAAAGAAAATCCAGATATTGATGCTCTTTTTATTCAGATATGTGAAAGTGCAGGAGGTCTTAGGCATCCAGTTGAAGAGATTGCCGCAAAAGTAAAAGCTGAAAGAGCGGATATTATGGTTGTGGCTGACGGTATTACTGCAGTTGGTGTGGAACCTATAGATATTGAGAATATCGACGCTTTAATAACAGGAAGCCAAAAAGCTTTGATGCTGCCTCCAGGTCTTTCCATGATAGGTTTAAGTCAAAAAGCGGTAGAAAAAATAGGCAAAGGAAAAGGATTTTATTTTAATCTTGCGAGCGAAATAAAAAAACAAAGAGAAGGTACTACTGCTTATACTGCAGCCACAACTCTGATAATAGGTTTAAGAGAGATTTTAAAAGAGATTGAAGAGTTAGGGCTTGATACTCTTTATGATTTGACAGACAAAAGAGCTTTAGCTACAAGAGTTGCTTTAGAGGCTATTGGTCTTAGTATATATCCTAAAAAACCGGCAAATGCTATGACTGCGATTATAGATGAGGAAGCTGAAAAAATAAGAAAGATTTTAAAAACAAAATATGGGGTAAACGTAGCAGGAGGACAAGATCATCTAAAAGGCAGACTCTTTAGAATAAATCATATGGGTTTGATTGAGCCTTATGAAGCTGCTTGGGTGGTAAATGCAGTCGAAAAGGCTCTTGAAGAGCTTGGACGATTGAAGTATGAAGGAAAAGCAAATAGGGTATTTAACGAAATATATTTTAGGATTGATTTATGA
- a CDS encoding Hsp20/alpha crystallin family protein, translated as MLPMIDPFKELREIEKRISSMLDLERAAVPATAKETVWAPAVNEKENDKAYYVEVDLPGVKKDDINVEVKDNILTISGERKFKKEEKDEGYIRTESFFGKFERRFTLPSDADAQKIEAKAEDGVLYITIPKIEEKENTKKIEIK; from the coding sequence ATGTTACCTATGATAGATCCTTTCAAAGAGCTAAGAGAGATAGAAAAGAGAATCTCTAGTATGTTAGATCTTGAAAGAGCAGCTGTTCCAGCGACAGCAAAGGAGACAGTATGGGCACCGGCAGTTAACGAAAAAGAGAATGATAAAGCTTATTATGTTGAAGTGGATCTTCCTGGAGTTAAAAAAGATGATATAAATGTTGAGGTTAAAGATAACATTTTGACAATATCTGGCGAAAGAAAATTCAAAAAAGAGGAGAAAGACGAAGGCTATATCAGAACAGAGAGTTTCTTTGGAAAATTTGAAAGAAGATTTACTCTTCCAAGTGACGCTGATGCCCAAAAAATTGAAGCTAAAGCTGAAGATGGAGTACTTTATATAACAATACCAAAAATCGAAGAGAAAGAAAATACTAAAAAGATCGAAATCAAGTAA
- the ciaB gene encoding invasion protein CiaB — MKEKFFKDLKRVYQLVEFEQKELQKFYDIFKPHRSLVDTKLIDIEILVDEFLVLLNLPVNGESRLAAVNRIVNLREDSLVQVMKEAGFGEEDIIRAKEEAYLWISKFYIERFERLISKIEDENLLTPFYREILKGAHQVGIAMSSWQSSWTAQIINGVNRELYRLFNSDEEKIYKLLNEKNLLDPGINGEPGDRSYSVLRIKDGKFESIPYSKAFEEEVKEVCKKLECFILNLRGLKDEVFFLENAWIAYFTKIKEALLEDKIENLISKWADVDRAWMKITSPIQIGHPLEYYEDHYRKAVALEWDIRIVNPDYQDNRTKIKIEKAFKNIYLDIGKNRESIYENSIKNLNRVQLYIGRPFSWYGAEFNGLFSAQVVPNDEKVSKEEGKKIFAYADMILELQKSKPPMKITKEVFGAKLVKKFRKVLKMPQIWHKVYDITTIGHEYGHILWMDESSESLMNRSGQFKNVEEFKATVGGLIAFFIFEEEELWEYVMEDTLQRVVSLISWMETSEVLPYYIEGLLHLKGLFDSKVLRFDKRLNVDISKDSYERLKEWYMNVYKCLVADYYLEKSDPKKFLDNYVEKVGKHYLPKDEKVKEFVLYYWELYKKIGRIIEE; from the coding sequence TTGAAAGAGAAGTTTTTTAAGGATTTAAAAAGAGTTTACCAGCTTGTAGAGTTTGAGCAAAAGGAGCTTCAAAAATTTTATGATATTTTTAAACCTCACCGCTCATTGGTAGATACGAAACTTATAGATATTGAAATATTAGTAGATGAATTTTTAGTACTTTTGAATCTTCCTGTAAATGGCGAATCGAGACTTGCTGCTGTAAATAGGATAGTAAATCTAAGGGAAGATTCTCTTGTTCAAGTAATGAAAGAGGCCGGTTTTGGTGAAGAAGATATTATAAGAGCCAAAGAAGAGGCCTATCTTTGGATATCAAAATTTTATATAGAGAGGTTTGAGAGACTTATATCTAAAATAGAGGATGAAAATCTTTTAACTCCATTTTATAGAGAGATTTTAAAAGGTGCCCATCAAGTTGGGATTGCAATGAGTTCTTGGCAATCTTCCTGGACGGCGCAGATTATAAACGGTGTCAATAGAGAGCTTTACAGACTCTTTAACTCAGATGAGGAGAAGATATATAAACTTTTAAACGAGAAAAATCTTCTCGATCCAGGTATTAACGGAGAACCGGGAGATAGGTCCTATTCTGTTTTGAGAATAAAGGATGGAAAATTTGAATCGATTCCTTACTCTAAAGCTTTTGAAGAGGAGGTAAAAGAGGTTTGCAAAAAGCTTGAGTGTTTTATTTTGAATTTAAGAGGTTTGAAAGATGAAGTTTTCTTTCTAGAAAATGCATGGATCGCTTATTTTACTAAAATTAAAGAGGCACTGTTAGAAGATAAAATAGAAAATCTTATATCCAAATGGGCTGATGTGGATAGAGCATGGATGAAAATAACTTCGCCTATTCAGATAGGGCACCCTCTTGAGTATTATGAGGATCATTACAGAAAAGCTGTCGCTTTGGAATGGGATATTAGAATCGTAAATCCGGACTATCAAGATAATAGAACTAAAATAAAAATCGAGAAAGCTTTTAAAAATATATATCTTGATATTGGTAAAAACAGAGAGTCTATCTATGAAAACTCTATAAAAAATTTAAATAGAGTTCAGCTCTATATTGGAAGGCCGTTTAGCTGGTATGGTGCTGAGTTTAACGGACTTTTTAGTGCTCAAGTGGTTCCAAATGACGAAAAAGTATCTAAAGAGGAGGGTAAAAAGATATTTGCTTATGCTGATATGATACTTGAATTACAAAAATCTAAACCTCCTATGAAGATTACCAAAGAGGTTTTTGGAGCTAAACTTGTCAAAAAGTTCAGAAAAGTTTTAAAAATGCCTCAAATTTGGCATAAAGTTTACGATATAACCACTATCGGTCATGAATATGGTCATATTTTGTGGATGGATGAGAGTAGTGAATCGCTTATGAATAGATCCGGACAGTTTAAAAATGTTGAGGAGTTTAAAGCGACAGTAGGAGGACTTATAGCTTTTTTTATATTTGAAGAGGAGGAACTTTGGGAATATGTAATGGAAGATACTCTACAAAGAGTAGTTTCACTCATCTCTTGGATGGAGACTTCGGAGGTTTTGCCATATTATATAGAGGGACTTTTGCATCTAAAAGGACTTTTTGACTCAAAAGTTTTAAGATTCGATAAAAGACTTAATGTAGATATATCAAAAGATAGCTACGAAAGGCTAAAAGAGTGGTATATGAATGTTTATAAATGTCTAGTTGCTGATTATTATCTTGAGAAAAGTGATCCAAAAAAGTTTTTAGATAATTATGTTGAAAAAGTAGGAAAGCACTATCTTCCTAAAGATGAAAAGGTAAAAGAGTTTGTATTGTATTACTGGGAACTTTATAAGAAAATTGGAAGGATTATAGAAGAATAA
- the rdgB gene encoding RdgB/HAM1 family non-canonical purine NTP pyrophosphatase translates to MKVILATSNKGKIKEIKKILDSQEVVPFKEIIGELDIEENGKTFKENALIKARTIYEKVKDIYPDAVVISDDSGITVPALGNIPGIYSARFAGKNASDKDNLNKLINELKSKNIRKTPAYYTAAIAIVSKEGEFTVHGWMHGVVIDEARGDKGFGYDPMFIPSGYDKTLGELDDEIKKEISHRSKALKLAQRVLKVIKNK, encoded by the coding sequence ATGAAAGTTATTTTAGCTACTTCAAATAAGGGAAAGATTAAAGAGATTAAAAAGATTTTAGACTCGCAAGAGGTAGTTCCTTTCAAAGAGATTATAGGAGAGCTTGATATAGAAGAGAATGGTAAAACATTTAAAGAAAATGCCCTTATAAAAGCAAGAACGATTTATGAGAAGGTTAAAGATATCTATCCCGATGCCGTAGTGATCTCTGATGATAGTGGTATAACTGTACCAGCATTAGGCAATATACCTGGGATTTACAGTGCCCGATTTGCGGGTAAAAACGCTAGTGATAAAGATAATCTAAATAAGTTAATAAATGAGCTAAAATCTAAAAATATTAGAAAAACCCCAGCTTACTATACCGCTGCGATTGCTATAGTTTCAAAAGAGGGTGAATTTACAGTACATGGGTGGATGCATGGAGTAGTAATTGATGAAGCAAGAGGAGATAAGGGGTTTGGTTATGATCCTATGTTTATTCCCTCTGGTTACGATAAAACTTTGGGTGAATTGGATGATGAGATAAAAAAAGAGATATCTCACAGATCTAAAGCTTTAAAACTTGCGCAAAGAGTTTTAAAAGTTATAAAAAATAAGTAA
- a CDS encoding MFS transporter → MKEIVKKVLPLSLIVALRFFGLFIVLSVLSQYAIELKGGTAFLAGIAVGGYAFTQALLQVPFGVLSDKIGRKKSILIGLLLFAAGSVICAVADNIYMLLLGRFLQGAGAIGSVVTAMIADYVREDERAHAMAVMGMVIALSFAAAMIIGPIIGGLYSVKALFWLTAVLAILALAILFSAVGEPPKIVHHYSEEEAKIKHVFKDKDLVRMYITFLFHSSTMAIAFFLIPIIMKQKFGMGPETYWKVYLPAVIFGIVAMAPAAILGEKYHKGKEVFIASIIFIALSFLLMGYSNSFLLFAVGAVFFFIGFNMFEPLLQSFVSKFAKVHQKGAALGVANTFAYVGIFLGGAIGGLLYQYFHENGVAIFVLMVCIIWIFWIVGMRNPGVRANLFLDFENFDKEKLSGLKVVEGITDFYVNETEKIIVVKYDKEKLDEDYIKEFLKK, encoded by the coding sequence TTGAAAGAGATTGTAAAAAAGGTTCTTCCTTTAAGTCTTATCGTAGCTTTAAGATTTTTCGGATTATTTATAGTTTTATCGGTTCTTTCTCAGTATGCTATTGAGTTAAAAGGAGGGACAGCCTTCTTAGCGGGCATTGCAGTTGGTGGATACGCCTTTACCCAAGCTTTACTCCAAGTTCCATTTGGTGTTTTAAGCGATAAGATAGGAAGGAAAAAGAGTATACTTATAGGACTTTTGTTGTTTGCAGCTGGTTCTGTAATATGCGCCGTAGCGGATAATATCTATATGTTACTATTGGGTAGATTTTTGCAAGGTGCCGGTGCTATTGGCTCAGTTGTTACGGCTATGATAGCAGATTATGTAAGAGAGGATGAAAGGGCCCACGCTATGGCGGTTATGGGTATGGTAATAGCGCTTAGTTTCGCCGCGGCTATGATTATAGGACCTATTATAGGCGGTCTATACAGCGTTAAGGCTCTTTTTTGGCTGACAGCCGTTTTGGCAATTCTTGCTTTAGCCATACTCTTTAGCGCTGTTGGCGAACCTCCCAAAATAGTTCATCACTACTCTGAAGAAGAGGCTAAAATAAAACATGTTTTCAAAGATAAAGACTTAGTTAGAATGTATATAACTTTTCTTTTCCATTCATCTACAATGGCAATAGCCTTCTTTTTGATACCAATAATAATGAAACAGAAATTTGGTATGGGACCGGAAACTTACTGGAAAGTCTATCTTCCCGCAGTGATTTTCGGTATAGTTGCAATGGCTCCTGCTGCTATCTTAGGAGAAAAGTATCACAAAGGAAAAGAAGTTTTCATAGCGTCTATTATATTTATAGCGCTCTCCTTTTTACTTATGGGCTATTCTAACTCATTTTTACTATTTGCTGTAGGAGCAGTATTTTTCTTCATAGGTTTTAATATGTTTGAGCCTCTTTTGCAAAGTTTTGTTTCAAAGTTTGCAAAAGTTCACCAAAAAGGTGCCGCTTTAGGTGTGGCAAATACATTTGCCTACGTAGGAATCTTTCTTGGAGGTGCCATAGGCGGTCTGTTGTATCAATATTTCCATGAAAATGGCGTAGCCATATTTGTTTTGATGGTATGTATCATTTGGATTTTTTGGATAGTAGGTATGAGAAATCCAGGAGTTAGAGCAAATCTCTTTTTGGATTTTGAAAATTTCGACAAAGAAAAACTTTCTGGCCTAAAAGTAGTAGAGGGAATTACTGATTTTTACGTAAATGAGACGGAAAAAATTATAGTAGTAAAATACGATAAAGAAAAACTTGACGAAGATTATATAAAAGAGTTTTTAAAAAAATGA
- a CDS encoding TlpA family protein disulfide reductase, producing the protein MFKKLLFIAALFVGLTYAADVKSFTLKTMEGKDIHIEVNDNGIKVKEYPNKVIILDFFGKNCPPCKAEMPILGKIQKRYKDKLQIIGLHVQEPLDIKDYSMIKNRGVNFPVADYMKGNQDFVEYISSLTRWQGQIPYMLFFDSNGTYKGYHLGMMDETVLERIIEQNYKR; encoded by the coding sequence ATGTTCAAAAAACTTTTATTTATTGCCGCACTGTTTGTTGGTTTAACTTATGCGGCTGATGTAAAAAGTTTTACTTTAAAAACAATGGAAGGAAAAGATATTCATATAGAGGTAAATGATAACGGGATAAAGGTCAAAGAGTATCCAAATAAGGTAATAATTTTAGATTTTTTTGGCAAAAATTGTCCTCCTTGCAAAGCTGAGATGCCTATTTTGGGTAAGATTCAAAAAAGATATAAAGATAAATTACAAATTATAGGTCTCCATGTTCAAGAGCCACTGGATATTAAAGATTATAGTATGATTAAAAATAGAGGCGTTAATTTTCCGGTTGCTGATTATATGAAGGGAAATCAAGATTTTGTTGAGTATATCTCTTCGCTAACCAGATGGCAAGGTCAGATCCCGTATATGCTCTTTTTTGATAGTAACGGTACTTATAAAGGTTATCATTTGGGTATGATGGATGAGACTGTTTTAGAAAGGATAATTGAGCAAAATTATAAGAGATAA